From Polaribacter butkevichii, a single genomic window includes:
- a CDS encoding 3-oxoacyl-ACP synthase III family protein — MYNSKITGLGYYVPENIVTNNDLKEFMETSDEWIQERTGIKERRWIDPKSDDTTAVMGAKASKIAIERAGLTKDDIDFIVFATLSPDMYFPGGGVQVQDLLEMPTIGALDVRNQCSGFIYAMSVADQFIKTGMYKNILVIGAEYHSGGLDKSTRGRNVSVIFGDGAGAAVLSRSEEAGKGILSTHLHSEGKHAKELILEGPSTKHWVPEILEANNPDDVSYYPYMNGQFVFKHAITRFSEAIVEGLTANKLEKEDIDMLIPHQANLRISQFVQRKFRLPDDKVFNNIQKYGNTTAASVIIALTEAWEEGKIKDNDLVVLAAFGSGFTWGSVIIRW, encoded by the coding sequence ATGTATAATTCAAAAATAACCGGACTTGGATATTATGTTCCAGAAAATATTGTTACAAATAACGATTTAAAAGAATTCATGGAGACTTCAGATGAATGGATTCAAGAAAGAACAGGAATAAAAGAAAGACGTTGGATTGACCCTAAATCTGATGATACTACAGCAGTTATGGGGGCAAAAGCATCTAAAATTGCTATAGAAAGAGCTGGTTTAACTAAAGATGATATTGATTTTATTGTTTTTGCAACCTTAAGTCCAGATATGTATTTTCCTGGAGGAGGAGTTCAGGTGCAAGATCTACTAGAGATGCCTACAATTGGGGCTTTAGATGTACGTAACCAATGTTCTGGTTTTATTTATGCAATGTCTGTTGCAGATCAATTTATAAAAACAGGTATGTATAAAAACATTTTAGTAATTGGGGCAGAATATCATTCTGGAGGATTAGATAAATCTACAAGAGGAAGAAATGTTTCGGTAATTTTTGGTGATGGGGCAGGAGCCGCAGTACTTTCTAGAAGTGAAGAAGCAGGCAAAGGTATTTTATCAACTCATTTACATTCAGAGGGAAAACACGCTAAAGAATTGATCTTAGAAGGGCCATCAACCAAACATTGGGTACCAGAAATTTTAGAAGCAAACAATCCTGATGATGTTTCATATTATCCTTATATGAATGGTCAATTTGTGTTTAAACATGCAATTACTCGTTTTTCTGAAGCAATTGTAGAAGGTTTAACTGCAAATAAATTAGAGAAGGAAGATATTGATATGTTAATTCCGCATCAAGCGAATTTGCGTATTTCTCAATTTGTACAACGAAAGTTTAGATTGCCAGATGACAAGGTTTTTAATAATATTCAAAAATATGGAAACACAACTGCTGCTTCTGTAATTATAGCCTTAACAGAAGCTTGGGAAGAAGGTAAAATAAAAGATAACGATTTAGTTGTTTTAGCTGCTTTTGGTAGTGGTTTTACTTGGGGTAGTGTTATTATTAGATGGTAA
- the htpG gene encoding molecular chaperone HtpG, giving the protein MAKGNINVSVENIFPLIKKFLYSDHEIFLRELISNGTDATSKLKHLIAIGEAKTELGDAKIEVSIDKEAKTITIKDQGLGMTADEVEKYINQIAFSGAEEFLDKYKDNEAGIIGHFGLGFYSAFMVAEKVELITKSFKDEPAAHWTCDGSPEFTLVESDKKDRGTEIILHVAEDSLDFLEESKIEGLLNKYNRFNQVPIKFGTKEINDPEFTPATTKDADGKETTEPHKKITVDKIINNTEPAWTKAPADLSDEDYENFYRELYPMQFEESLFHIHLNVDYPFNLTGILFFPKLSPSMDVQKDKIQLYQNQVFVTDNVEGIVPDFLQMLKGVIDSPDIPLNVSRSGLQADGAVKKISGYITKKVGDKLASLFKKDRADFETKWNDIKVIIEYGMLSEDKFFDKAKKFALYPTVADAFFTFDEFLEKTKDTQTDKDGNHVILYTSNKEAQHSYIQEATAKGYEVLLLDSPIISHLMQKLEGSGEKIKFSRVDADHVDNLIKKDENIISKLSDEEIATLKPIIEGAVNSKTYTVQLEAMDSNSSPFMITVPEFMRRMKEMQASGGGGMMGMGNFPDMYNLVVNTNSPFVSEILNNKDEAAQKGLISQAFDLAKLSQNLLHGEELTNFIKRSYQLIK; this is encoded by the coding sequence ATGGCAAAAGGAAATATTAATGTATCGGTAGAAAACATCTTTCCACTGATTAAAAAATTCTTGTATTCTGATCACGAAATATTTTTACGTGAATTAATTTCTAACGGAACAGATGCAACTTCTAAATTAAAACACTTAATTGCTATCGGTGAAGCAAAAACAGAGTTAGGTGATGCTAAAATTGAAGTAAGCATTGATAAAGAGGCCAAAACAATTACCATTAAAGATCAAGGTTTAGGAATGACTGCAGATGAGGTTGAAAAATACATCAACCAAATTGCATTTTCTGGAGCTGAAGAGTTTTTAGATAAATATAAAGACAACGAAGCAGGAATTATTGGTCATTTTGGATTAGGTTTTTACTCTGCTTTTATGGTTGCAGAAAAAGTAGAATTAATTACAAAGTCTTTTAAAGACGAACCTGCTGCACATTGGACTTGTGATGGTTCTCCAGAATTTACGTTGGTAGAAAGCGATAAAAAAGATAGAGGTACAGAAATTATTTTACACGTTGCAGAAGACTCTTTAGACTTCTTAGAAGAAAGTAAAATTGAAGGTTTATTAAATAAATACAATCGTTTTAACCAAGTACCAATTAAATTTGGAACAAAAGAAATTAACGATCCTGAGTTTACACCTGCAACTACAAAAGATGCAGATGGTAAAGAAACTACAGAGCCTCATAAAAAAATTACTGTAGATAAAATTATTAACAATACAGAACCTGCTTGGACAAAAGCCCCTGCAGATTTAAGTGATGAAGATTACGAAAATTTCTACAGAGAATTGTATCCAATGCAATTTGAAGAGTCTTTATTTCATATTCATTTAAATGTTGATTATCCTTTTAACTTAACGGGTATTTTATTTTTCCCTAAGTTATCTCCATCAATGGATGTACAAAAGGATAAAATTCAATTATACCAAAATCAAGTTTTTGTAACGGATAATGTAGAAGGTATTGTACCTGATTTCTTACAAATGTTAAAAGGTGTTATCGATTCTCCAGATATTCCTTTAAACGTTTCTCGTTCTGGTTTACAAGCAGACGGAGCTGTAAAGAAAATTTCTGGTTACATTACTAAAAAAGTTGGTGATAAATTAGCTTCTCTTTTCAAAAAAGACAGAGCAGATTTTGAAACAAAATGGAACGATATTAAAGTAATTATTGAATACGGAATGTTGTCTGAAGATAAATTCTTTGACAAAGCTAAGAAATTTGCATTGTATCCAACAGTTGCAGATGCTTTCTTTACTTTTGATGAATTCCTGGAAAAAACAAAAGATACTCAGACTGATAAAGACGGAAATCACGTTATTTTATATACCTCTAACAAAGAAGCTCAACACAGTTATATACAAGAAGCTACAGCAAAAGGATATGAAGTATTGTTGTTAGACTCTCCTATTATTTCGCATTTAATGCAAAAATTAGAAGGATCTGGAGAGAAAATAAAATTCTCTAGAGTAGATGCTGATCATGTTGATAATTTAATTAAGAAAGACGAAAACATCATTTCTAAATTATCTGACGAAGAAATAGCTACCTTAAAACCAATTATAGAAGGTGCAGTAAATTCTAAAACATATACGGTACAATTAGAAGCAATGGATTCTAACTCTTCTCCGTTTATGATTACAGTACCAGAATTTATGCGTAGAATGAAAGAAATGCAAGCTTCTGGTGGTGGCGGAATGATGGGAATGGGTAATTTCCCAGACATGTACAATTTAGTTGTAAACACAAACAGCCCATTTGTTTCTGAAATCTTAAATAATAAAGATGAGGCTGCTCAGAAAGGTTTAATTTCGCAAGCATTTGATTTGGCTAAATTATCTCAAAACCTTTTACATGGTGAAGAGCTAACAAACTTTATTAAACGTTCTTACCAATTGATTAAATAG
- a CDS encoding cupin domain-containing protein, which yields MKLTHTNSLPEIGVSHNTDIKKKVFIEKGVVPQLMMFGSATFKPGQAVETHKHDTMYEVFYIQSGKAEFIVNNKKMILISGDCITIEQGELHSMSNPFSKNVTWVYFGIATDN from the coding sequence ATGAAACTAACACATACAAACAGCTTACCAGAAATAGGTGTAAGCCATAATACAGATATTAAGAAAAAGGTTTTTATAGAAAAAGGAGTTGTTCCTCAATTAATGATGTTTGGTTCTGCTACTTTTAAACCAGGACAAGCTGTAGAAACACATAAGCACGATACCATGTATGAGGTTTTTTACATACAATCTGGTAAAGCAGAATTTATTGTAAATAATAAAAAAATGATATTAATCTCTGGTGATTGCATCACTATCGAACAAGGTGAGTTACATTCTATGAGCAATCCATTTTCTAAAAATGTTACTTGGGTTTATTTTGGAATTGCAACAGATAATTAA
- a CDS encoding DUF3124 domain-containing protein yields the protein MKKYILLLILGLLITSCKEDKEVSSMNVKNWTKRYANINPKDSLEYGKSYLSIYSQIYSVSEHKTHSLTAMVSLRNTSDTDTIYLLKANYYDTHGKSVRTYFKKPIYLAPLETTEIIIDEIDTEGGTGSNFIFEWKTPKGCPEPLFEGIMNSTKGQQGLSFSTQSKRIK from the coding sequence ATGAAAAAATACATACTACTTTTAATACTAGGTCTTTTAATAACAAGTTGCAAAGAAGATAAAGAAGTAAGCTCTATGAATGTAAAGAATTGGACCAAAAGATATGCGAATATCAATCCAAAAGATTCTTTAGAATACGGAAAATCTTACCTTTCTATTTACTCTCAAATTTATAGTGTTTCAGAACACAAAACACATAGTTTAACAGCTATGGTTAGTTTAAGAAATACAAGTGATACAGATACTATCTATCTATTAAAAGCAAACTACTATGATACCCATGGTAAGTCGGTTCGTACGTATTTTAAAAAGCCTATTTATTTAGCGCCATTAGAAACTACAGAAATTATAATAGACGAAATTGATACTGAAGGCGGTACAGGCTCTAATTTTATTTTTGAATGGAAAACACCAAAAGGCTGTCCGGAACCTTTATTTGAAGGCATTATGAATTCTACAAAAGGACAACAAGGTTTGTCTTTTTCTACACAATCTAAAAGAATTAAATAG
- a CDS encoding carboxypeptidase-like regulatory domain-containing protein has protein sequence MKTQFDLSIKTPCLEKFDNFTKTNNGGFCNSCNKEVIDFTKMTSQQIIEYFKKPKNGTCGVFNKMQLTSYQEKTLPKNRWQFRALAGLGLSIISLFPINEMKAQEQKNKTEIHKNTLTNKVVSTEKQEAQIVKGIISDEDGVLPGASIVLKGTTIGVATNFDGEFTFPKPLQKGDVLLVSYLGYQTEILVIKEKQLNINYNLELKLDSCNIMGKVTTNKVFKTKRSLWKRLTSKN, from the coding sequence ATGAAAACGCAATTTGATTTATCAATAAAAACACCTTGTTTAGAAAAATTTGACAATTTTACAAAAACTAACAACGGAGGCTTTTGTAATTCTTGTAACAAAGAAGTTATCGATTTTACAAAAATGACTTCGCAACAAATTATTGAATATTTTAAGAAACCAAAAAACGGTACTTGCGGTGTTTTTAATAAAATGCAATTAACTTCTTATCAAGAAAAAACGCTTCCTAAAAATAGATGGCAATTTAGAGCGCTTGCAGGGTTAGGTTTGTCAATTATTTCTTTGTTTCCTATAAATGAAATGAAAGCACAAGAACAAAAAAACAAAACAGAAATTCATAAAAATACGCTAACCAATAAAGTTGTTTCTACAGAGAAACAAGAAGCACAAATTGTAAAAGGAATTATTAGTGATGAAGACGGTGTTTTACCTGGTGCTAGTATAGTATTAAAAGGAACTACAATTGGGGTTGCAACCAATTTTGATGGCGAATTTACGTTTCCGAAACCATTGCAAAAAGGCGATGTTTTATTGGTAAGTTATTTAGGCTATCAGACGGAAATTTTAGTTATTAAAGAAAAACAATTAAATATAAATTACAACTTAGAGTTAAAGCTAGACTCTTGTAACATAATGGGGAAAGTTACTACTAACAAAGTATTTAAAACAAAACGTTCTTTATGGAAAAGATTAACTTCTAAAAATTAA
- a CDS encoding transglutaminase domain-containing protein, whose amino-acid sequence MKRIHFFLFMLISSYSNAQKEDFKHINFTKADSIAHIYKNENINSLPILSHLLTSTLNKDVEKFRAIYIWVSKNIKGDYAAVSKNTRKRKRFKNDSSKLTQWNNSFNKVLFKKLLKNKKTVCTGYAYLIRELCTLANIESKIIDGYGRSATTNIGKLSIPNHSWNAVKLNDKWYLVDATWSAGYSDLSTNTFIFDYNDGYFLTEPQLFIKTHFPLDKKWSLLQSEVISTEKFVQAPLIYGATFKHQITPVFPKKMRNKVSKHKEITFYLRIKENIDLTKIEIQIDKRIPKIKPTSIFRKKNLLFIKHQFKIKGFYDVHFLYKNKVITSYTFNVNS is encoded by the coding sequence ATGAAAAGGATTCATTTCTTTCTTTTCATGCTGATTTCCAGTTATTCTAATGCCCAAAAAGAAGATTTTAAACACATCAATTTTACAAAGGCAGACAGTATAGCTCATATTTATAAAAATGAGAATATAAATAGTTTACCCATACTTTCTCATCTTTTAACCTCTACATTAAATAAAGATGTAGAAAAATTTAGAGCCATTTATATTTGGGTTTCTAAAAATATAAAAGGTGATTATGCAGCAGTTTCTAAAAATACCAGAAAAAGAAAAAGGTTTAAAAATGATAGTTCAAAACTTACTCAATGGAACAATTCTTTTAACAAAGTGCTCTTTAAAAAACTATTAAAAAATAAAAAAACGGTTTGCACAGGTTATGCTTATTTAATTAGAGAATTATGTACGCTAGCTAATATAGAATCTAAAATTATTGATGGTTATGGAAGAAGCGCAACAACAAATATTGGTAAATTATCAATACCAAATCATTCTTGGAATGCTGTAAAACTAAACGACAAATGGTATTTAGTAGATGCTACTTGGTCTGCTGGTTATTCTGACTTAAGTACAAATACCTTTATTTTTGATTATAATGATGGTTATTTTTTAACAGAACCTCAATTATTTATTAAAACTCATTTTCCTTTAGATAAAAAATGGAGTCTTCTACAAAGCGAAGTAATATCAACTGAAAAATTTGTACAAGCACCGTTAATTTACGGTGCAACTTTTAAACATCAAATAACCCCCGTTTTTCCAAAAAAGATGAGAAACAAAGTTTCTAAACATAAAGAAATCACCTTTTATCTTCGGATTAAAGAAAATATCGATTTAACTAAAATTGAAATACAAATTGATAAAAGGATACCTAAAATAAAACCAACCTCTATATTTAGAAAAAAGAATCTCCTTTTTATCAAACATCAATTTAAGATAAAAGGATTTTATGATGTTCATTTTCTATATAAAAATAAAGTAATAACTAGTTATACCTTTAATGTAAACAGCTAA
- the ypfJ gene encoding KPN_02809 family neutral zinc metallopeptidase produces the protein MKWKGNRKSANVEDRRGASSGGSSGGGLNPMLIGLLLKLVSSKKGLIIVGIVLAVMYFTGNNPLNFITGNTNNQIQSSATYKGTAKENELADFSATILANTEDVWNQIIPNYREPTLVLFSGSVSSACGNASSATGPFYCPGDEKLYIDLSFFEEMEKKLNAPGDFAQAYVIAHEVGHHIQNITGMNRKVQAMRGKVSTTEYNKYSVMLELQADFYAGVWANHSQRISKMMENGDLEEALNAANAIGDDRLQKNATGRVVPDSFTHGTSAQRMRWFKKGFDTGDVNQGDTFNARSL, from the coding sequence ATGAAGTGGAAAGGAAATAGAAAAAGTGCTAATGTAGAAGATCGAAGAGGCGCATCTTCCGGAGGAAGTTCTGGTGGAGGTTTAAATCCTATGTTAATAGGTCTTTTGCTAAAATTGGTCAGTTCTAAAAAGGGGCTAATTATTGTGGGTATTGTATTAGCTGTTATGTATTTTACAGGTAACAATCCTTTAAACTTTATAACAGGCAATACCAACAACCAAATACAGTCTTCTGCTACTTATAAAGGAACTGCAAAAGAAAATGAATTGGCAGACTTTAGTGCTACTATTTTAGCGAATACAGAAGATGTCTGGAATCAAATAATTCCGAATTACAGAGAACCTACTTTAGTTCTTTTTTCTGGTTCTGTAAGTTCTGCCTGTGGAAACGCATCGAGTGCAACAGGGCCTTTTTACTGTCCTGGTGATGAAAAACTATACATAGATTTAAGTTTTTTTGAAGAAATGGAGAAAAAACTAAATGCCCCAGGAGATTTTGCACAAGCTTACGTAATTGCACATGAAGTTGGGCATCATATTCAGAATATTACAGGAATGAACAGAAAAGTACAAGCCATGCGTGGCAAAGTAAGTACTACAGAATACAACAAGTACTCTGTAATGTTAGAATTACAAGCAGATTTTTATGCAGGTGTTTGGGCAAACCATTCTCAAAGAATTAGTAAAATGATGGAAAACGGCGATTTAGAAGAAGCTTTAAACGCTGCAAATGCCATTGGAGATGACCGTTTGCAAAAAAATGCTACAGGACGAGTTGTACCAGATTCTTTTACCCACGGAACCTCCGCACAAAGAATGCGTTGGTTTAAAAAAGGTTTTGATACTGGTGATGTAAATCAAGGAGATACTTTTAACGCAAGATCTTTGTAA
- a CDS encoding DUF6263 family protein has translation MLILFLVVTANLSFAQDAVLLRLNYEKGATYDVAMNISQEMGAVMSMGMVMNMDIKVIDVKDDTYDSEMKFTKMTMDMLQGGQVMSFDSSKSDEELDETGKMMKAQMGPMLGAVISAKGNNLGQILEVKVAPSVPGVEDMAKQSSNVVYPKEAISVGSTWTMTKEEKGMKMDFLYTVKSIDSDKIVLDITGDVSGMATGKISGNMNIDKASGIPENSLIDMNMSVSGQELKSKITMTMVKK, from the coding sequence TTGTTAATCTTATTTCTAGTAGTTACAGCAAACTTAAGCTTTGCGCAAGACGCTGTATTGCTTAGATTAAATTATGAAAAAGGAGCTACTTATGATGTTGCAATGAATATCTCTCAAGAAATGGGTGCGGTGATGTCTATGGGGATGGTTATGAATATGGACATTAAAGTTATCGATGTAAAAGATGATACTTACGATAGTGAAATGAAATTTACTAAAATGACCATGGACATGTTACAAGGTGGCCAAGTAATGAGCTTCGATTCTTCTAAAAGTGATGAAGAATTAGATGAGACAGGTAAAATGATGAAAGCACAAATGGGGCCAATGTTAGGTGCTGTAATTTCTGCCAAAGGAAATAATTTGGGGCAAATTTTAGAGGTAAAAGTAGCACCAAGTGTACCTGGTGTAGAAGATATGGCCAAACAATCTAGTAATGTTGTTTACCCAAAAGAAGCAATAAGCGTAGGTAGTACTTGGACAATGACTAAGGAAGAAAAGGGAATGAAAATGGATTTCTTATATACAGTTAAGTCTATTGATAGTGATAAAATTGTATTAGATATTACAGGGGATGTTTCTGGAATGGCTACAGGAAAAATTTCTGGAAACATGAACATTGATAAAGCATCTGGTATTCCAGAAAACTCTTTAATAGACATGAATATGTCTGTAAGCGGACAAGAATTAAAGTCTAAGATTACAATGACAATGGTTAAAAAATAA
- a CDS encoding dihydrolipoamide acetyltransferase family protein, whose protein sequence is MARFELKLPKMGESVAEATITSWLKEVGDTIELDEVVVEIATDKVDSEIPSEVEGTLIEVLFEKDDVVAVGETIAIIEVDGEESDDNKVVADDDVKKSEVEELEKTIEKVVESVSAPITKTSDSGKFYSPLVRNIAQTENVSMQELEAIAGSGKDGRVTKEDILSYIESRGTAIKETPIVASVKKETVKQVEKSVAKAAPISVNGGDEIIEMSRMGKLIAKHMVDSVQTSAHVQSFIEIDVTNIVKWRNKVKDAFFKREGEKLTFTPIFMQAIASTIRKYPLINIAVDGDTIIKKKNINLGMAAALPDGNLIVPVIKNADQLNLVGITKSVNDLASRARNNALKPDEIQGGTYTVTNVGGFGSIMGTPIINQPQVAILALGAIRKVPAVIETPDGDFIGIRQKMFVSHSYDHRVVNGALGGMFIKTLKDILEAWDVNQDF, encoded by the coding sequence ATGGCAAGATTTGAATTGAAATTACCTAAAATGGGAGAAAGTGTTGCAGAAGCAACGATAACTTCTTGGTTAAAAGAAGTTGGAGATACCATTGAATTAGATGAGGTTGTGGTAGAAATAGCTACAGATAAAGTAGATTCTGAAATACCTTCTGAAGTAGAAGGTACTTTAATAGAAGTTTTATTTGAGAAAGATGATGTTGTTGCTGTAGGTGAAACAATTGCAATTATAGAGGTTGATGGTGAAGAATCTGATGATAATAAAGTGGTAGCTGATGATGATGTAAAAAAATCAGAAGTAGAAGAACTTGAAAAAACAATAGAAAAAGTTGTTGAAAGTGTTTCAGCACCAATTACTAAAACTTCAGACTCGGGTAAGTTTTATTCGCCTTTAGTTAGAAATATTGCACAGACAGAAAACGTTTCTATGCAAGAGTTAGAAGCAATTGCAGGTTCTGGAAAAGACGGTAGAGTAACTAAAGAAGATATTCTTTCTTATATTGAAAGTAGAGGTACAGCAATTAAAGAAACACCTATTGTTGCTTCTGTAAAAAAAGAAACTGTAAAGCAAGTAGAAAAATCAGTAGCTAAAGCTGCACCAATTTCTGTGAATGGAGGAGACGAAATTATAGAAATGAGCAGAATGGGTAAATTGATTGCTAAACACATGGTAGATTCTGTACAGACTTCTGCACATGTACAATCGTTTATAGAAATAGATGTAACAAATATTGTAAAATGGCGTAATAAAGTAAAAGATGCTTTCTTTAAAAGAGAAGGAGAGAAGCTTACATTTACACCAATATTTATGCAAGCCATTGCTAGTACCATTAGAAAATATCCATTAATTAATATTGCTGTTGATGGAGATACAATCATTAAAAAGAAAAATATTAATTTAGGAATGGCAGCTGCATTACCAGATGGCAACTTAATTGTACCTGTAATTAAAAATGCAGATCAATTAAATTTGGTAGGTATTACAAAATCTGTAAATGATTTAGCTTCTAGAGCCAGAAATAATGCTCTAAAACCCGATGAAATTCAGGGAGGTACCTATACTGTTACAAATGTAGGTGGCTTTGGTTCTATTATGGGAACACCAATTATAAACCAACCACAAGTAGCTATTTTAGCTTTAGGGGCTATCAGAAAAGTACCTGCAGTTATAGAAACACCAGATGGAGATTTTATAGGTATTAGACAAAAAATGTTTGTGTCTCATTCTTACGATCACAGAGTTGTAAATGGCGCTTTAGGTGGTATGTTTATTAAAACGTTAAAAGATATTTTAGAAGCTTGGGATGTTAATCAAGATTTCTAG